TGACAACGTGTCAGCCATTCACATCCAGTTCACAGAGTACTACTTCCCTGACCACCCCCATCTCCCCGGTACGTACAGGCTAACGCAGCCAACGCTGCCTCTCATGTTGGCTTAATTACAAAACCGTGTGTTAGACTTAACAGGCATACAAATACACTGTCTGACGAAACCTTCAAGGTAACtcctgcgggttagggaggcaaaaccgacagggactgtttctcctcatcgctctacagcggGCCCTACCGACCAGGCACCCAATGAGCTCGGACGGACACCTGCAGTGAGAGAGACACACGGAGGTCTTAAAGGTCTTTTTATATGGAGCTAGTGAAAGGAgagtgtgctgtgttttgaatttatatataaaccttatttattttttgttccaaaaaaaacattgacGAGCCCTTTAGCGTTGGCTTGACCCTTATATGGTGGCCCCGAGTTCTAAGATAAGATGGCGATTGAAAGCGAGGTGTGCTGGCTCTGCTTGGAGCACCGTGTGTCTGACAGTGCtgtctccctcccccctccccctcccagtgCCCTGCTCCAACCTGTATGGCCAGCTGAACGGGCTCCAGCTGACCCCCGAGCCGCTCAGTCTGCTCTGGATCAATCTCTTCTCACTGGGGCTCCTGCGCAGCCTGGAGCAGGTCAAGGCCTTCTACAAGCTGGAGGATTCTGGGAAGGGGGAGGAGCATGTCGACGTGCGCCTGGACATCTATCAGCTCAaggtgggagagagaggagtgtgactgtaactgtgtgtgtttatagtaAGCGGTTCTCGCATGTAGCTCTTTCAGACCATTCTAAACCAGAACCATGTTCCAGCCAGGTCTTTCATTCCTTAAACATCTAGGTTCAATGTACAGGAGGCAAAGACCAGTTTGGAAAAAGTATATGACAAATGCAGAACTGGACTGTAATCGATCAGTTATGTGATCTAATTCCAATAATGCAGATGTGCCAAGGtttcaattacaattgtaattaattaagaattgcacaattacagttgtaagtgactccAGGACGGACTTCAGCTGTGTTGGCTCTAAATTAAATAATTTGAAGCTGTTCCGTTTCTAGCTGGTGATCCCGCTGGAGTCCAGAATCCTGGACCACCCTGACCGGCCACAGAGCCTCTGTGTCCATGCCTCGCACTCCGTGTTCACCAACACGCGGCACTGCGCCCACGCCACGACAGCTGACCTGCAGGGCACCTGCCACTCCTTCAGCCACTGCCCCTTCTTCCAGCCCGCGGGGGGCGCCCCAAGCTTCCCCAGAACCTGCAGCAGCTTCCACCCGCTCCCCTCCGCCTTCCTGCAGCACGCCCTGGAGGGGGATCGAGCCCCGGAGCTGTTGAGCAGGAAGAAACCCCCCCGCTCCCAGGACATGTGGTCCCTGCACCTCTCTGGGCTGGCTTTAGACTTCGAAGGGGCGCGCCGGAGCCCCAAAGGAAAGACTCTGCCCTTCCTGGAGCCCTTGGCCATCTCCCTGTGGATGTGCCGCCCGGGGGCCTTCCAGATCAAGCCCCACGTACCTCCCTTTACTCCAGGCTGTGGCTCTAGATTGAGGGCGTCTGCAAGCTGCAGTAACTATATCGACCCCAGGTTAGTGACTGAGAGGCCTGGAAGCCACCTCAAATCCAGAACAGTGCAGGATCTGTTGGATCTGGGGTCACCCAGGGATTCTAACGAGAATGACTGGCCAGCACAGAACGGGGAAGGGCAGGAGGAGGACGCGGAGCAAATGGAGATGGCTTCAATCCACGTTTTGGCACAAGCCTTATCCCCTATCAGGCTGCGGCTGAACCACTATCAGTACGTGGCTCTCTTGAGAGTGAAGGACACCTTTTCCAGGCTGGGGGCCGAGTTAGCTCAGGACACGCTGGGGCTGAGGGGCGAGCAGGTGGAGCCCCCTACTGTTAGTGTGGGGTTACTGCTGGAGAGTGCTGAAGTAGCGTTGCTGCTGCCTCCTGCAACGCTTGAAGAGACTCAGTCCCCTGGAAGCACGGACAGCCCCAGCCTGACTGATTCAGAACTGTCCCCAGCGAAGGGGCCCTTGGTCACTGCCGGACTGGAGGACAGCGGCATTGGGAACGCAGGATCCTCGGAGAAGGAAGACGGCGACGGCACCACAGCGCCCCCTCCTGTCGAGGAGGCCTGCGAGGCTGTGGAGGCCCTGGAAGATGCAGGCCCCTCCTCCCCTTCCCCATCTCTAAACCCTCCCCTTCACTCCCGAGGCAACTCCTCCTTCAGCCTGGAGGGGGAGCTGTCGAGCGCACTCACCGCCACCAAGGACGTCACCAAAGAGGCGATGACCGTGACCATGGACCTGACCAAAGAGGCCGTGTCTATCACCAAGGACGCCTTCAGCATCTTGAGCCGGGAGAAGATGACCTCTACCATGCACAAGATGCTGTTCCTGCCCCCAGCCAGGTCAGTTACACTACCGGGTCAATCGACAGAGTTAATAGAGTCCTCTCTGACTTCCAACCAGCTGGGTGTTCGCCTAGCATATCGGAGGATCATGCTTGTAGATCTATTCACTGTCAGTGGGTGGGCTTTTGGATGGTTTTGGATGATCAGCTTGTTTCGAAGCTTCAAGCCTCACCGGCTTTTATAGAAACAGATATCTAAACATCCGCTCATTGGAACAATCAAACATCCAAGTCTGTTTATTCCGTACTGTATTATGTATTTCCTCGTCTACCTTGTTTAAAGCTGTGTCATACAATTGTGTGTATTCACTTCTCATCACTTTCATGGCATTCGTTTGATATCTGTTGTCCCGCCCCTCTCAGAGAGCAGCCCTCTCGTCTCGAGGAGGCCCCCTCAGCCCCTGGGAGGCTGCGTTTCCTCAACATGACCCTCTCTCAATCCCAGCACTCCTTGGAGAGCGCCTCGCTGGACGGCAGCCTTCCTGACGACCGCTTCTCCGTAGACAGCGACAGCAGCGACAACTTTGTCATCCTCATGGACTCCGGTAAACAGTAATAATACAGCCCATGGCTTCGCTTTGCAGCTAGGCCCCTCTTCTCAAAACGATAAATGTTACTCAGTGTTGGTTTACTGGTTCCAAGACACACCAGAGTTCTTTTTTCAAGTTGgcagggttttatttttgtttgttttttcactaaaggaaaaaaaaagtggagCAAACTTTGTTCCAGAGTGTACTTAGTAAATCTGTTCCCTTGAATTAAACTGCAGAGTTCtttggttttgtaaaatgaaatggtGGTGGTAAATTACTGACTCTCTCAACCTCTTCTTTATGCCTCCCAGTATTCCAGTATAACCCTGCGATGACCTGGCCCTGCATTTGAATTACACTTGTTCAGTCTCTTCTCCTTGGGACCCCTACACAGGCTCCTCCCCATGGCATTGCACGTGGCCGCTGTTATAAGCAGCTCTTTCATACGCGTGTGTTTCTCCCCTCAGAGTCCGGTTTGGAGTCCTTGCGCCCGGACAGCGCCCCCTCTCTGCGGGCGGACCCCGGGAGCCGTGACAGTCCAGCGCTGGGGACGGAGAGAGACTCGTCCCCTGATCTCAGCAGCTCCCTGTCCCAGAGCACGGAGGAGCTCAACCAGGACAAGGTGAGGCAGACAAACCTCCCAATCCCTGTGTGCGGATGGGTCCCCTGTTAAATCACATTGATAGAAAAGACACCAGCCCCAAAGAACCCTGCTAGAGGGCTCTTTGAGCGCCTGTCTTTCTGTTTTGAAGCAGTTGCCTATTTCCATGTGTGTTTCACACTATGGGCCAGGTTTATAAAGATTTAAACCCTTTATTTATGAACCAGATAATTACCATTACAAGATGCATAAGAATCATCTTGATTTTGGGTCCTTAAGTTAACCTTTCAGGTTGTTGGCTTCCAGTAGCAGGGGGACTTGGGTAGGGCAAGTCCCAGTACTTTAAGGGGTTGGTTTGGTTCGGCTAGGCTATTGAAGGCTGTGTATTCAGTGTTTGTGGTTCGTGGCGCTGTGGATGTCGTTCAGGTGTCGGTGCTGCTTCTCCGGATCAGCGATGTGGGCTGCGCGTTCGATATGAAAGGGGATGACCTGCTGGTGGCGCTAGAGGCTCGGGCTGTGGTTCCTGAACAACTGGGCAACATGACCATGCAGCAGCTCCTGAGCGGACGCGCCTTGGGTGAGCCACTCCATGACTGTTTATAGCatgtaacagggatggaaataagcctcctGTTGCATAGCCGTTTCCCCCATTGCAGTTTGTAAtataagcttgattagccccagtgtataggtaacaagctcaggcgtgtcttattaaactcatagtaaaatctgggatggatcacactgctatgcaatgtgagtcttatttccatcccttttaTGATAATGCTCTGATGTGATCGTGTGTCTGTGGCCCCCCCCCTCCAGGAGTACCGTCGCCCCGCAGGCCCCCTTCCTCAGAGCAGCAGGGGCCTGTGCTGGGGGCCCCTGTGGTGCAGCTGCAGTTCCTGATTGGCCCCGCAGCTGCAGCACAGCACTGCCCCCTGGCTGAAACCAACGGCTTCCTGCACCTGCGGGTGAGAGGCTGCACTACGGAGCTGCTGACCTCCTCGCTGGCCAGCCTCGGGCCGTTCCTGGAGGACGAGCTCAGTGCCGACCTGCTGCCCATGAGGGTGGAACTGGACAGCACCACGGTCACTCTCAAGGTAGGAGAGGCTCAAGCTTCAAACCTCCCGTCTTTCATGTTACCAGAAACAGAGGTGATTAAAGCATACATTACGCTGTAAGGATGGAATTCCTTTGAGGGTTTTGGGTAAATGATTTGTCAACGTTGAGTTTTAATTAACTACAGGTGGCACGCGCAGTTTTATTGTCTTAACTTGGGTTGCGCATCGTTTGATTTTTGAACAATGGAATTAGttgtggtgttctatgcacgggatgacatctcTGCACAGGATAAGAGGTACTGGAATTGTGGCAAATActttgattggttgattttttgtGATTGTATAGCTAGATTTGTTTGACTATTTGAAGATTTGAAAAAGCTCCATGTGAGATGTTCTTGGCCCTTCCTATCccaaaaagacatttaaaatgaTCTGGGGAAAGACCTTCAGCTGATGAGGCCCTGGTAGGAGAGCCTGGCGTTGATGCACATCAGGATCACTCTACCCAGTGCAGGTCAGCCCCCCTGGGGTCTCTGCAGTTCAAACGGTGTTCAAGGAGAGTGGAACGTCTGTGTTGTGTTTGCAGGATGACGGACCTCTGCTGTACCCCACCTCCCCGAGGCCTGTCCCAGTCATCTTCTCTGTGGAGGGGCTGGCTCTGGAGCGTGGAGACGATGGCATCTTCTACCTGCGAGGTGAGAGATGTGCAGACACACGGACCGGGAGCCACAGCATGGAATTAATAATCCCCGACCCAGTTAAGGGTTCATGGGCCATTCATTGtgacaaaaaatgttttatagaaACCAAAAGTAATAGagtgcagggatggaagtaagactccaattgcatagcagtttcacccattccaggttttactaccagtttGATTCGCCACAGTgttacaagctcaggtgtgtcttattaaactcataataaaaccaggaatggatgaaactgctatgcaatgggagtcttatttccatcccgatagtgtgctggcattttaattaaaagtaaaaaaaatgttccGAAATTAAGGCAACTTGTTTGATCTTAAGACTTTCAAATTCTTTGCCAAGCGTTTTAACTGGAAGTCTTTCTCGTAGTGTTGAGGCttctagtttcttttagtattgctacCTATTCTGGACCTAATGGACGAGAGTGTTTCAGGTATAACTGTGTATTTGCTCTCCTCCAACAGCTGCGGGGACAGACTCACAAGAGCAGGCCAGCAACACAGCTGCCTCACTGAATCCTGACATCTCTATCCCAGACCAGGTACTGTACCTGCAGACTGCAGTGACATCCAGAGGTGCAACCACCTGCCATTACTGTGTCGGGTTGTGTGGTGGCTGTGTATTGCCCTTGCCCTCTGCAGTCACTTCACCATGCTACTTGCCTTGTAATAACTTGAGAAGCTGTGTACTATCCACTGTTGTCTCAAACCAACAAGAGATTTCTGTATTGCAACATTGTCCAACTACTGCATGAGTTCTGGCTTCTACAAAAATACACATGTGTTGTTGTTAAAACTATTAATTTTCTCTCAGCTCCAGAGAGCCTTGGATGATGCACAGGCAGCTCTTGAAAAAGCCAACACAGACCGGGAGAGACTGCTCCAGGAGATTAGAAAATACAACCCTGGATTTAACCTCTGACCTCCAAAACCACTTCTCTTCCCCGAACAGACAGCTGTCATGCTCAACACCACCAGAAGAGGGAGCCATGCACCACTAGAACCCAGCAGTCTTTCCCTCTAAGACAGCTGTCACTGCAAACTACCACCAGGAGGGGGAGACCTTGAGCAGCAGCCTGGAATTTTGAGGGCCTGGCCCCACCACTCAGAGAGTTGAAACTCTTTGGAGGTGCCGTCAGGGGTGGTTTATGGCTTTTCAAACGTAGAGCGTGAGAAATGTAGCCGTGAGGGTTATTAACCTGTAGGTGCAAttgagcaggaaaaaaaaaactgtgttcacCGTTGGAAGTAACATTGAGTTTGTATGGCACTGTGATATTTGTTAAGCTGGCAAAATAGAGTAAGAGAAAACGGTAAAAGGAGCCGTACGCGGTCAGGGAAGGGTTAAAAAGCTTTGGAATCTTTTCACAAAACTTTGAAGGACCGTTTAACGCATTAAGTAACCGTGTGGGTTAACCTGTAATGGATTTAAAGCCCTTGTTATAAGCGGCACTACTCCCTGTGCTCCTGGGAGTGACGCTGCCTGTAAGCTGTGGCTGTGTATTACGCTGATTTCTTTGTGAAGCAGTTGGAGCCGTCAGGGGGAGGAAGCTTGTTTTGAAATTGACGGAAGGCGGCGCTAGCGGAAATGTTCTTGTTCAGGGGTCCTGATGCATCAGGCCTCCTGCTTACTTGATCTGCACTTCATTGATGAGTTCATCTCATTAGAAAGTCGTTTACATAAATATTCTAACGTGAGGATgaagtacagtattttgaaactgacaaaaaagaTGCCAAtatatgttgtttattattattattattattattaatatagtgtgtttttttttatatttaaatatgctctgactgaaaaaaaaaatgttttggcagTTTTGCAACACAGTTTGAACATCCTGCTGCTGAATGCCTATCGAATGATGACTCCTTCTCATGCCTGCCTTTACTTGACCAAACGATCACTCCTGAGAGAAACTCTTCCGAAATGAAGCTGAGAGAGACCTTTTGAAACCCTAGACTGAGAGGAACTCTTCCAATATGAAGCTGAGAGAGACCTTTTGAAACCCTAGACTGAGAGGAACTCTTCCAATATGAAGCTGAGAGAGACCGCTAGCGTTGGGACTGCTAGCGTTGTATGAAACTGTAGAATTATGGGATGTTCTTCGTGTTTGTGCTTCCCTGATAAGGAAGGGAACAGTGAATACAGCTGTTCTGTAGAGTGAAACAGCTgggaataaagaaaaaaacacatcaattcAATGTGGCTGTTTGGATGGTGTATATTGACCCTGTCAGTTAACTTGAAACGCAGCCCCAAAACTGAAATGTGTGATGCATATACTAATGTATAGTGTGTAATAAATATATACCCTGGGGTCTTCTGCACATTACACAGCATCCCAGTTTGAGACTGGAAAGCTTGTGTCATTTTCTTTAATCGTTTTAGCTCGTGCAAAATGCAACGGGCAGAAGGAACAATAAGCTTGATCAGCATTTCagagtatattattattttcaatgaaCACAGGATACAGGTTTTCAATGCGGACTGTTATATTTATCTGCATGCCTGTTGATCGTTTTGTGTAACTTTGTCCCTGTAGAACTATACAGGAACATGCAAGCAATCTAAACCTGTTGGGTTGCATTCTACCCCACAGATCTTTAGAATGTGGATTGCAAGAGGCTTTCTATGCAGTGCCCCTCAATCGTGTTtgtgtataactttttttttttttccaggcaacAGAATTGTTCTATACAAATAGTGCATTACAGACTAGATAGACCCCTGTAGCTTTTTAAACGCGAAACAGTGACCCCTGGTGGCAGACAGGATCACTGCAGCTATCCACCAGGGAATAACAGTGACGCCTGGTGGACACAGCTGCAATCGcagatcattttcttttttcaaagaaCTGACCATAGACGGGAAAGGAGCTTGCAACACAAAGTTTCACAATGATAAGGaaaagtgggggtgggggtgctaAGATTGTTActgatggatgtttttttttttttttttaattgttaacgCACTTCACTGCACGTGTATTGTATATAATCGTAGTCAGGGGCTGCCACCTAACGATGGCACATACCGGTCCACTGCAATATCATGTATTCTGGCCCGGCCCATGTGATTCCATTTGGGTCAGAAACATACTGACATGTTTGCTGGCTTTTGGTAATAACTGATTCTGTCACTGTTGCCTGTTCAGATCTGAAACTGGACACTGCAACTCGGCACTCTCTCGCTTCTACCCCCTCAGCCATCCCTTAGGAGTCTGCGAATATGATCATGTGTACTGTAGTGAGGAATACAGTAGTAGTGTCTTGCCAATGCTGACTGTGCCCTTTCATTTTAACAATGGGGTTACATGTGCTCTTCCTACCTCCTTTTCCCCACttgatttaaaagaaatgtaaagagTGGTGCCACAGTAGTTAGGAAAAGGAATTTTAATGAGGTTTGAGTCGCGCAGGAGTCCCTCAGTATTAACCCGACTCTGTGCGCTAGCTCATTTACTACTGCAGTCAGACACAGCTCCACTGTGGCTCTGGTGAAAAAGCTCTGTCCAGAACTATAGAGCAGAGCCAAGATGAATGATGTTGGACTCTGTTCCCTAATATTTTATTTGCCTTTGTCGGCAAACGTGGTATCGCTTCAATTTAAGCCTTATTAACAATATAGTATGTATTAAGAtaatgaaagaaaacagaaaactgCGCCTTTTGATGAAACCAGTTCAAGAATGTATTGTTCAAGAGCAAATGCCATGGTAGTTGTTAGACCCCCTGAACGAAGGTCCTGGATTTGAAGTGACTTGAAGTTGGGCTGGCGTGGAAGGCAGCTGGCATGAGAATGAAATTTTTTCAGGAGCGGGATTGCATTGACGAAGGGAACGTGCCACTAAACCTCACAAGTTTAGGAGCGCTGCGTTAGGGTCGGAAATATTTTGCAGTAGAACTAACTAATCACATTTCTGTGAGCTAATTCTACCCTGTGTATTTAAGTTGACAGCACTCGGTGGAGAATGTTTGTGACGTGGCAGATTGTAAGTTTTGTAGTGCTGTGCCAGGCTTGCAGTCCAA
The sequence above is drawn from the Acipenser ruthenus chromosome 29, fAciRut3.2 maternal haplotype, whole genome shotgun sequence genome and encodes:
- the LOC117426864 gene encoding bridge-like lipid transfer protein family member 3A isoform X1 yields the protein MAGIIKKQILKHLSRFAKNLSPDKINLSTLKGEGQLSNLELDEEVLQNMLDLPTWLAVTRVYCNKAAIRIQWTKLKTSPICLFLDKVEVEMRTCEEPRPPNGPSPIAITAGQSEYGFAEKVVEGMSVIINSITIKVQAQAFHASFELWQLQGNSLNPKWQRSDLRFTRITDPQRGEVLTFKEINWQTLRIEADAMESGEQDLGSTPLRLITNQGRIRIALKRRMKDCNVVASKLLFILDDLLWVLTDSQLKAMIRYAKSLSEAIERSAQQRKSLAPDPLQRAPTSPGAQPSWNEPAPHAAPPSGAPNSLSQYFEQHDVKESSYHTLISRLDLHICDDSSDSEAGGPQPRVAGGAMQLTFHKLGFDYYPFHWPSDGCRHWERYCGAMETRAQWVSKLLQEFQRRAEGQDRQTGSPVPGKGSPTRTQDGGSTPKSSPPDRVQTPRRTSAALPPQGLPWKRLRSSCVLVRVDDLDIYQVSSRGRHSKKPQTLVSCNRKSLQLPDNVSAIHIQFTEYYFPDHPHLPVPCSNLYGQLNGLQLTPEPLSLLWINLFSLGLLRSLEQVKAFYKLEDSGKGEEHVDVRLDIYQLKLVIPLESRILDHPDRPQSLCVHASHSVFTNTRHCAHATTADLQGTCHSFSHCPFFQPAGGAPSFPRTCSSFHPLPSAFLQHALEGDRAPELLSRKKPPRSQDMWSLHLSGLALDFEGARRSPKGKTLPFLEPLAISLWMCRPGAFQIKPHVPPFTPGCGSRLRASASCSNYIDPRLVTERPGSHLKSRTVQDLLDLGSPRDSNENDWPAQNGEGQEEDAEQMEMASIHVLAQALSPIRLRLNHYQYVALLRVKDTFSRLGAELAQDTLGLRGEQVEPPTVSVGLLLESAEVALLLPPATLEETQSPGSTDSPSLTDSELSPAKGPLVTAGLEDSGIGNAGSSEKEDGDGTTAPPPVEEACEAVEALEDAGPSSPSPSLNPPLHSRGNSSFSLEGELSSALTATKDVTKEAMTVTMDLTKEAVSITKDAFSILSREKMTSTMHKMLFLPPAREQPSRLEEAPSAPGRLRFLNMTLSQSQHSLESASLDGSLPDDRFSVDSDSSDNFVILMDSESGLESLRPDSAPSLRADPGSRDSPALGTERDSSPDLSSSLSQSTEELNQDKVSVLLLRISDVGCAFDMKGDDLLVALEARAVVPEQLGNMTMQQLLSGRALGVPSPRRPPSSEQQGPVLGAPVVQLQFLIGPAAAAQHCPLAETNGFLHLRVRGCTTELLTSSLASLGPFLEDELSADLLPMRVELDSTTVTLKDDGPLLYPTSPRPVPVIFSVEGLALERGDDGIFYLRAAGTDSQEQASNTAASLNPDISIPDQLQRALDDAQAALEKANTDRERLLQEIRKYNPGFNL
- the LOC117426864 gene encoding bridge-like lipid transfer protein family member 3A isoform X2; translated protein: MLDLPTWLAVTRVYCNKAAIRIQWTKLKTSPICLFLDKVEVEMRTCEEPRPPNGPSPIAITAGQSEYGFAEKVVEGMSVIINSITIKVQAQAFHASFELWQLQGNSLNPKWQRSDLRFTRITDPQRGEVLTFKEINWQTLRIEADAMESGEQDLGSTPLRLITNQGRIRIALKRRMKDCNVVASKLLFILDDLLWVLTDSQLKAMIRYAKSLSEAIERSAQQRKSLAPDPLQRAPTSPGAQPSWNEPAPHAAPPSGAPNSLSQYFEQHDVKESSYHTLISRLDLHICDDSSDSEAGGPQPRVAGGAMQLTFHKLGFDYYPFHWPSDGCRHWERYCGAMETRAQWVSKLLQEFQRRAEGQDRQTGSPVPGKGSPTRTQDGGSTPKSSPPDRVQTPRRTSAALPPQGLPWKRLRSSCVLVRVDDLDIYQVSSRGRHSKKPQTLVSCNRKSLQLPDNVSAIHIQFTEYYFPDHPHLPVPCSNLYGQLNGLQLTPEPLSLLWINLFSLGLLRSLEQVKAFYKLEDSGKGEEHVDVRLDIYQLKLVIPLESRILDHPDRPQSLCVHASHSVFTNTRHCAHATTADLQGTCHSFSHCPFFQPAGGAPSFPRTCSSFHPLPSAFLQHALEGDRAPELLSRKKPPRSQDMWSLHLSGLALDFEGARRSPKGKTLPFLEPLAISLWMCRPGAFQIKPHVPPFTPGCGSRLRASASCSNYIDPRLVTERPGSHLKSRTVQDLLDLGSPRDSNENDWPAQNGEGQEEDAEQMEMASIHVLAQALSPIRLRLNHYQYVALLRVKDTFSRLGAELAQDTLGLRGEQVEPPTVSVGLLLESAEVALLLPPATLEETQSPGSTDSPSLTDSELSPAKGPLVTAGLEDSGIGNAGSSEKEDGDGTTAPPPVEEACEAVEALEDAGPSSPSPSLNPPLHSRGNSSFSLEGELSSALTATKDVTKEAMTVTMDLTKEAVSITKDAFSILSREKMTSTMHKMLFLPPAREQPSRLEEAPSAPGRLRFLNMTLSQSQHSLESASLDGSLPDDRFSVDSDSSDNFVILMDSESGLESLRPDSAPSLRADPGSRDSPALGTERDSSPDLSSSLSQSTEELNQDKVSVLLLRISDVGCAFDMKGDDLLVALEARAVVPEQLGNMTMQQLLSGRALGVPSPRRPPSSEQQGPVLGAPVVQLQFLIGPAAAAQHCPLAETNGFLHLRVRGCTTELLTSSLASLGPFLEDELSADLLPMRVELDSTTVTLKDDGPLLYPTSPRPVPVIFSVEGLALERGDDGIFYLRAAGTDSQEQASNTAASLNPDISIPDQLQRALDDAQAALEKANTDRERLLQEIRKYNPGFNL
- the LOC117426864 gene encoding bridge-like lipid transfer protein family member 3A isoform X3, with the translated sequence MSVIINSITIKVQAQAFHASFELWQLQGNSLNPKWQRSDLRFTRITDPQRGEVLTFKEINWQTLRIEADAMESGEQDLGSTPLRLITNQGRIRIALKRRMKDCNVVASKLLFILDDLLWVLTDSQLKAMIRYAKSLSEAIERSAQQRKSLAPDPLQRAPTSPGAQPSWNEPAPHAAPPSGAPNSLSQYFEQHDVKESSYHTLISRLDLHICDDSSDSEAGGPQPRVAGGAMQLTFHKLGFDYYPFHWPSDGCRHWERYCGAMETRAQWVSKLLQEFQRRAEGQDRQTGSPVPGKGSPTRTQDGGSTPKSSPPDRVQTPRRTSAALPPQGLPWKRLRSSCVLVRVDDLDIYQVSSRGRHSKKPQTLVSCNRKSLQLPDNVSAIHIQFTEYYFPDHPHLPVPCSNLYGQLNGLQLTPEPLSLLWINLFSLGLLRSLEQVKAFYKLEDSGKGEEHVDVRLDIYQLKLVIPLESRILDHPDRPQSLCVHASHSVFTNTRHCAHATTADLQGTCHSFSHCPFFQPAGGAPSFPRTCSSFHPLPSAFLQHALEGDRAPELLSRKKPPRSQDMWSLHLSGLALDFEGARRSPKGKTLPFLEPLAISLWMCRPGAFQIKPHVPPFTPGCGSRLRASASCSNYIDPRLVTERPGSHLKSRTVQDLLDLGSPRDSNENDWPAQNGEGQEEDAEQMEMASIHVLAQALSPIRLRLNHYQYVALLRVKDTFSRLGAELAQDTLGLRGEQVEPPTVSVGLLLESAEVALLLPPATLEETQSPGSTDSPSLTDSELSPAKGPLVTAGLEDSGIGNAGSSEKEDGDGTTAPPPVEEACEAVEALEDAGPSSPSPSLNPPLHSRGNSSFSLEGELSSALTATKDVTKEAMTVTMDLTKEAVSITKDAFSILSREKMTSTMHKMLFLPPAREQPSRLEEAPSAPGRLRFLNMTLSQSQHSLESASLDGSLPDDRFSVDSDSSDNFVILMDSESGLESLRPDSAPSLRADPGSRDSPALGTERDSSPDLSSSLSQSTEELNQDKVSVLLLRISDVGCAFDMKGDDLLVALEARAVVPEQLGNMTMQQLLSGRALGVPSPRRPPSSEQQGPVLGAPVVQLQFLIGPAAAAQHCPLAETNGFLHLRVRGCTTELLTSSLASLGPFLEDELSADLLPMRVELDSTTVTLKDDGPLLYPTSPRPVPVIFSVEGLALERGDDGIFYLRAAGTDSQEQASNTAASLNPDISIPDQLQRALDDAQAALEKANTDRERLLQEIRKYNPGFNL